The bacterium genome contains the following window.
CCCGTTTACGCCAATATTCTATCTTTCCTTTACGAACATACCGATGCCTAGTTTTTCCATCTATAGACGCAGAAAGATAATAGACTAAAGGTGCATCCTTTCTTAATCTGCGCGGTATAAATGATGCCGCTACCATAGGAGATCGCCCTATCGCTATCTCCTCAAATCTGTCTCTTTCCTTCTTTAAAATACTAATCTTCTTGCGATGAATAGATATCTCTTCAAAATTCATAACACCTATTATATATATTAGGTGTTATTTTGTCAAGAAAAAAAATAATAAAATCTAAATTTTTTATTACTTTGTTACCCTACTTCTATCTAACACTCTATCAACTCTACCTTTTATTGGTGTTATCCCTTATGTCTGAATTGAACTAATGACCCTTGTAATGGGTCAGCTATCGGTGGTAAAAGATATTCCTCTCGCAAAGACGCAAAGAACATAAAGTAGTCAGAAATTCCAAATTTCAAGCTGATTTGAAATTTCTTTGCGTTCTTTGCGCCTTTGCGAGAAATTTAATCTTTGTTCCTTTCTCCCACCAATAACTAACGCCTTACTAAAAAATGTAATAAGGTCTTGACAAAAGATTTAAATTATGATATTATAAAAAACAATAAACTGGAGGGAGATAATGTCGGGGGTTGATATTTTTGAGAGATTAAAGAGGAAGAAGAAAATCTCTATTAAGAAAAAAAGACCTGCCTCTTCAATATTCTTTCAGTTACACTTCAATGAGATTGGTGCCTATATTACGGTTGTTGATAAGGATAGAAATGAGGTTGAACCAGATTTTGAATATTATACTGGTCGCACACACGATATATTGAAATCTATTGCCGCTATTAGAGATAAAAGTAACTTTCGAATTAACTGGGAAATCCCAGACAATAAAATCTATCTATCGGAACATGAATATCTTCTCTGGCAACTTCAACATTGTAACAATTTTGTTGATGCACAATTTAGACCGATTGGTTTTATGGACGGATTGGCAAAGATTGTTGTTTCTATTGAAGGGGAAGATACTTTAGCAATCAAAATCTTCCTTTTATATCAAGGTAAAGGCTTCAAAGAGTTTTCGTTCTTAAATGAGAATTATGTCTTTGCCGAAGGTAATATCTATAAAATCCCACCCGTTGGTGAAAATTTCAAGGAACTTCACCTCTTTCAAACATCCCTGCTGCCAATGAATCTTGAGAAGTATCTTTCCTTGCTTTACTCCTATTTTGAAAATATCTTCATAGATTACCAGGATTACAAACAGATAGAAGGAGAGATTAAAGAAAGTCAGCCAACACTCATCTTTGAAAAAATAGATGCGGATAATTCTTTGTATATCAGACTTACTACCTCTTTGCCTGGATTTGATGCAGATTTTTTTGATAATTATGATATTACCAGAATTGCCGCGCTTAATGTGTTAGAGAAAAAGATTATTATTAGTGATATTACCTCTGAAGAGATTCATTTCACTATGGATGAGATTGAAACAGCCTTAAAAAGGTATCGGAAATCGGTTGCTGACAAAAATGACTATTTTGTCGAAGATAACCTCTTCATCATCGAAGAATCATTAGCCAGGGAGTTCATCTATAATGAATTGGGACACTTTATTACTCGATTTGTCATCCTGGGGGCTGAAAAACTCAAGTCTTATAATATTCGACCTGTGAGCCCAAAACTTACTTTCTCATTATCACACGGTATCGATTTCCTTGAGGGGGATGTTAATTTAGAGGTAGAAGGAGAAAATTTCTCTCTTTTTGATGCCTTAACTCAATATAAAAAGAACTCTTATATCTTATTAAGCGATGGGACTTGTGCCATAATTAATAAGCATTACATTGAGAAATTAAAACGGGTATTCAAAAAGCAAAAGGATAAAGTCAGGGTCTCTTTTTTTGACCTGCCAATTGTCGAAGAGATGATTGATGAAAAGGTCGCCGCTGAATCTCTTAAGTGGTCAAGAGAGATATTTTTAGGCTTCAATAGGCTTGAAGAATCAAGATATAAGTTTCCGCAGTTAAATGAAGAGCTTCGAGGGTATCAAAAGCAAGGTTATAAATGGATAAGATACCTCCATCAACATAGCCTTGGTGGATGTCTGGCTGATGATATGGGGCTTGGTAAAACGGTGCAAGCAATTGCCTTGCTATCTTTTATCTATCCAGATGAAAAGAAGCCTTCCTTGATTATTATGCCAAAGACATTACTTTTTAACTGGGCAAATGAGATAAATAAATTCAATCCTCAATTATCATATTATCTCTATCACGGCAATAACCGCAATTTAGAGGAAGCCAAAAAGAGTAATCTTATCCTGACTACTTATGCGATGGTTCGTAATGATATTGAGCAATTTAAAGAAGAGGAATTTTATTACATCATCCTTGATGAATCACAGAATATAAAGAATATCAATTCCCAGATTTCAAAAGCAGTAATGCTTCTTTCGTCCAAACATCGGCTTGCCTTAAGTGGGACACCGATTGAAAATAACCTATCTGAACTCTATTCACTCTTTCGGTTTCTCAACCCTTCTATGTTTAGTTCGATTGATGATTTTAATCAGTCATACATCATTCCCATTCAGAAGGAAAATGACAAAGATGTCCTGTATGAATTGAAGAAGAAGATATATCCCTTTGTGTTGAGGCGTCTAAAAAAAGAGGTGTTAAAAGACCTACCTGACAAGATTGAGCAGATACTATTTGTCGATATGAGCCAGGAACAACAGATTTTTTATGAAAATAGGCGTCGTTTTTATTATCAAACAGTAAAGACTCAAATTGCCCAGAGTGGGCTTGAAAAGTCTCAGTTTTTTATCTTTCAGGCATTAAGCGAACTGCGTCAGATTGCCTCTATCCCGGAATCTAAAAGCCAGATGCAAATAATCTCTCCCAAGCGTGAAGCACTTTTAGAC
Protein-coding sequences here:
- a CDS encoding SNF2-related protein, giving the protein MSGVDIFERLKRKKKISIKKKRPASSIFFQLHFNEIGAYITVVDKDRNEVEPDFEYYTGRTHDILKSIAAIRDKSNFRINWEIPDNKIYLSEHEYLLWQLQHCNNFVDAQFRPIGFMDGLAKIVVSIEGEDTLAIKIFLLYQGKGFKEFSFLNENYVFAEGNIYKIPPVGENFKELHLFQTSLLPMNLEKYLSLLYSYFENIFIDYQDYKQIEGEIKESQPTLIFEKIDADNSLYIRLTTSLPGFDADFFDNYDITRIAALNVLEKKIIISDITSEEIHFTMDEIETALKRYRKSVADKNDYFVEDNLFIIEESLAREFIYNELGHFITRFVILGAEKLKSYNIRPVSPKLTFSLSHGIDFLEGDVNLEVEGENFSLFDALTQYKKNSYILLSDGTCAIINKHYIEKLKRVFKKQKDKVRVSFFDLPIVEEMIDEKVAAESLKWSREIFLGFNRLEESRYKFPQLNEELRGYQKQGYKWIRYLHQHSLGGCLADDMGLGKTVQAIALLSFIYPDEKKPSLIIMPKTLLFNWANEINKFNPQLSYYLYHGNNRNLEEAKKSNLILTTYAMVRNDIEQFKEEEFYYIILDESQNIKNINSQISKAVMLLSSKHRLALSGTPIENNLSELYSLFRFLNPSMFSSIDDFNQSYIIPIQKENDKDVLYELKKKIYPFVLRRLKKEVLKDLPDKIEQILFVDMSQEQQIFYENRRRFYYQTVKTQIAQSGLEKSQFFIFQALSELRQIASIPESKSQMQIISPKREALLDNIMDVVANDHKVLLFANFLDVIDCVSADLEKAGIEYLTMTGATKDRKQLVEAFQNDDTYKVFLMTLKTGGLGLNLTAADYIFIFDPWWNKAAEEQAIDRTHRIGQDKTVFSYKLITKGTIEEKILELQKRKKVLFESLISSDGLALKTLDNQDIEFVLGE